One Cryobacterium psychrophilum DNA segment encodes these proteins:
- a CDS encoding cupin domain-containing protein: MLEITSASAVQREERFLMMKSSLTALVRHELDHARQVSSGRSAKTVYGGNERTLRQTVIALRAGAKLDEHENPGDATFFVLHGRVVLISGENSWSGSPGDLLIVPEGRHALEAVEDAAVLFTVAKTR; the protein is encoded by the coding sequence ATGCTGGAAATCACATCAGCCAGCGCAGTGCAGCGCGAAGAGAGGTTCCTCATGATGAAGTCGTCGTTGACTGCTCTAGTGCGTCACGAGTTGGATCACGCCCGGCAGGTCAGCAGCGGCCGTAGCGCGAAGACCGTGTACGGAGGCAATGAACGCACACTCCGTCAGACTGTGATCGCCTTGCGTGCCGGCGCCAAGTTGGATGAGCATGAGAATCCCGGTGACGCGACTTTTTTCGTGTTGCACGGACGCGTCGTCCTCATCTCGGGTGAGAACTCCTGGAGTGGCTCACCGGGCGATCTGCTGATCGTACCGGAGGGCCGACACGCACTCGAAGCGGTAGAAGACGCGGCGGTACTGTTCACGGTGGCAAAGACTCGGTGA
- the fdxA gene encoding ferredoxin yields MTYVIALPCVDVKDRACIEECPVDCIYEGERMLYIHPDECVDCSACEPVCPVEAIFYEDDVPEKWADYYKANVEFFDDIGSPGGAAKVGIFAKDHSVIAVLPPQAVA; encoded by the coding sequence ATGACGTATGTTATTGCTCTTCCCTGCGTCGACGTGAAAGATCGGGCCTGCATCGAAGAATGCCCGGTCGATTGCATTTATGAGGGCGAACGGATGCTCTACATCCACCCGGATGAGTGCGTCGACTGCAGTGCTTGTGAGCCCGTGTGCCCAGTTGAGGCCATCTTTTATGAAGATGATGTGCCGGAGAAATGGGCCGACTATTACAAGGCCAACGTCGAGTTCTTCGACGACATCGGCTCTCCGGGGGGAGCCGCTAAGGTGGGCATATTTGCCAAGGATCACTCCGTGATTGCTGTACTGCCGCCGCAGGCTGTTGCCTGA
- a CDS encoding aconitate hydratase: protein MAYNVAQKLIASHLLSGQMKPGAEIGLRIDQTLTQDATGTLVMLELEALGLDRARTEVSVQYVDHNLLQSDSKNAEDHDFLRSACQRFGLWFSKAGNGVSHPTHMQRFGIPGKTMVGSDSHTPAAGSLGMLAIGVGGIEVALAIAGEPLYIRMPEIWGVRLTGQLPPWTSAKDVILEMLRRHGVKGGVNRIVEYYGPGLANLTAMDRHVIANMGAELGATTTVFPADDQVRMFLKAEQREGDFVPLLADADATYDVNDEIDLSTIVPLIALPSSPGNVVPVSEVAGRPVAQVVIGSSANPGLRDFAIVGAIVKGRQSHTGVSFDVNPSSRQILQDLTHMGSTLDLISAGARLHQSGCMGCIGMGQAPANGSISLRTMPRNFPGRSGTKEDSVYLCSPETAAAAALTGKITDPRDLEELFDLTYPTLALPTTSSVNLAMLEAPLPIEEALKVALVKGENISSLPMFTPLADSIAAPVILKVGDDISTDEILPAGARVLPYRSNIPKLARFTFDQVDESYPTRAEDTRESTGHIIVAGANYGQGSSREHAAITPRFLGLRAVLAVSFARIHWQNLANFGVLALEFADATDHDRIQRDDVLVLDGIREALAAGTAITVHNKTRNEDYAARQNFSQRQIDMLLAGGLISWLQERRAAETRDRD, encoded by the coding sequence GTGGCGTACAACGTTGCCCAAAAACTGATCGCTTCTCATCTGCTCAGCGGCCAGATGAAACCGGGTGCCGAAATCGGCCTGCGCATCGATCAGACTCTCACGCAGGACGCCACCGGGACCCTCGTCATGCTCGAACTCGAAGCGCTCGGTCTGGATCGAGCACGCACCGAAGTATCCGTGCAGTACGTCGACCACAACCTGCTCCAATCCGACAGCAAGAACGCCGAAGACCACGACTTTCTCCGTTCAGCCTGCCAGCGGTTCGGTCTGTGGTTCTCCAAGGCCGGCAATGGAGTCTCACACCCCACGCACATGCAGCGCTTCGGCATTCCAGGCAAGACCATGGTCGGCTCCGACAGTCACACCCCCGCTGCGGGTTCGCTGGGCATGTTGGCTATCGGGGTGGGCGGTATCGAGGTGGCTCTCGCGATCGCCGGAGAGCCGCTGTACATTCGGATGCCCGAAATCTGGGGTGTGCGCCTCACCGGCCAGCTTCCGCCGTGGACGAGCGCCAAGGACGTCATACTCGAGATGCTGCGCCGTCACGGCGTCAAGGGCGGGGTGAATCGCATTGTCGAGTACTACGGTCCGGGCCTGGCGAACCTCACCGCGATGGACCGGCACGTGATCGCCAACATGGGCGCCGAGCTGGGGGCTACGACCACGGTATTCCCGGCCGATGACCAAGTTCGAATGTTCCTGAAGGCCGAACAACGTGAGGGCGACTTCGTCCCGCTGCTCGCCGATGCGGATGCAACATACGACGTGAACGACGAGATTGATCTGTCTACGATCGTGCCACTCATCGCGCTACCCAGCTCCCCTGGCAACGTCGTACCGGTGAGCGAAGTCGCCGGTCGACCGGTTGCGCAGGTCGTCATCGGCTCCTCGGCAAACCCAGGGCTGCGCGACTTCGCGATCGTCGGCGCTATCGTCAAGGGACGCCAATCCCACACGGGAGTTTCCTTCGACGTCAATCCGAGCTCCCGGCAGATTTTGCAAGATCTGACCCACATGGGATCCACCCTGGATTTGATCAGTGCGGGCGCGCGGCTGCACCAGTCGGGGTGTATGGGCTGCATTGGAATGGGTCAGGCCCCCGCGAACGGCAGCATCAGCCTGCGCACGATGCCGCGCAACTTTCCCGGCCGCTCCGGCACCAAGGAAGACTCGGTCTACCTGTGTTCACCGGAGACAGCCGCTGCGGCCGCCCTCACCGGAAAGATCACCGACCCACGAGACTTGGAAGAATTGTTCGACCTGACCTATCCCACGCTCGCACTTCCAACGACGTCGAGTGTCAACCTGGCGATGCTCGAGGCGCCATTGCCCATCGAAGAGGCTCTGAAGGTTGCACTGGTCAAGGGCGAAAACATTTCGTCGCTGCCTATGTTCACTCCCTTGGCCGATAGCATCGCGGCACCGGTCATTCTCAAGGTGGGCGATGACATTTCAACGGATGAGATCCTGCCGGCTGGCGCGCGGGTGCTGCCTTACCGCAGCAACATACCTAAGCTGGCTCGCTTCACCTTCGACCAGGTCGATGAATCCTACCCGACTCGCGCGGAGGACACGCGCGAGTCGACTGGACACATCATCGTGGCCGGCGCTAATTACGGGCAGGGTTCCTCACGCGAACACGCCGCCATCACGCCGCGGTTCCTGGGCTTGCGCGCGGTGCTCGCCGTGTCGTTCGCACGCATCCACTGGCAGAATCTTGCCAATTTTGGTGTGCTCGCGCTCGAATTCGCGGATGCGACCGATCACGACCGCATCCAGCGTGACGATGTTCTGGTGCTGGACGGCATCCGCGAGGCCCTCGCCGCCGGAACCGCGATCACCGTGCACAATAAGACTCGCAATGAGGACTACGCTGCCCGGCAGAACTTCTCACAGCGGCAGATCGACATGTTGCTCGCGGGGGGACTCATTTCCTGGCTGCAGGAGCGGAGAGCGGCCGAGACCCGCGATCGAGACTGA
- a CDS encoding MFS transporter, whose translation MFSIEVRRRSIRIWLVWALVNFSYYSAFIWLPTLLMASGFPLVKSFGFTLIITLAQLSGYAASAYLVEKWGRRVTLSTFLIGSAGAAAAFGFGAVNGSETQIIIFGMLLSFFNLGAWGALYAITPELYTTRLRGSGTGSAAAVGRIASIAAPLLVQQRPRSGRADPAIRRLWCRFRGGRRRRSGATGTARTISAGLVAPLVMAGLLAIQGALA comes from the coding sequence TTGTTCTCGATCGAAGTGCGGCGTCGCAGCATCCGGATCTGGCTGGTCTGGGCTCTGGTCAACTTCTCTTACTACAGCGCCTTCATCTGGCTACCGACGCTCCTCATGGCCAGCGGGTTTCCGCTCGTCAAGTCATTTGGATTCACCCTTATCATCACCCTCGCCCAGCTGTCCGGGTACGCGGCGTCGGCATATCTGGTCGAGAAGTGGGGCCGACGGGTGACCCTGTCCACGTTTCTGATCGGTTCAGCGGGGGCAGCAGCTGCCTTTGGTTTCGGCGCGGTCAACGGGAGCGAAACCCAAATCATCATCTTCGGCATGCTGCTCTCCTTCTTCAACCTGGGTGCGTGGGGCGCCCTGTACGCCATCACGCCGGAGCTGTACACCACACGGCTGCGCGGATCCGGGACTGGCTCGGCTGCCGCCGTTGGCCGGATCGCCTCGATCGCGGCGCCCCTGCTGGTTCAGCAGCGTCCTAGAAGCGGGCGGGCCGATCCTGCTATTCGCCGTCTTTGGTGTCGTTTTCGTGGTGGCCGCCGGCGCCGCTCTGGGGCTACCGGAACTGCGCGGACAATCTCTGCCGGACTAGTCGCACCATTGGTTATGGCAGGACTGCTAGCCATTCAGGGGGCACTGGCCTAG
- the idi gene encoding isopentenyl-diphosphate Delta-isomerase, whose protein sequence is MLRRRTSIENKSANRPRRAGADPDRGYDGHAGEPDRRDPREGSRADIPGQGELLDDERNEPDIEGIECPADSRSGQKARVASGERQTVEAFVEGFAGRADFGHELFKCLPRRERDCAPASGASTILGDWRQSRRLRAGCCNLASVQGRTRIYLRKPRYRVQLVELVDENGRHQGSLEKIAAHEAPGRLHRAFSVFLVDDFGRILLQKRAATKYHWPNTWSNSCCGHPSRAETVVEDAVRRVYEELRIQADSARQVGLVSYRFEDHQTGLVEHEYNHVIVAHYTQPAEWNPDEVAAIQAVEPSELAAWLEDKNVTGWFWDVFRVFADHISHQK, encoded by the coding sequence ATGCTGCGACGCCGCACTTCGATCGAGAACAAGTCGGCCAATCGACCGCGTCGTGCCGGTGCCGATCCCGATCGCGGCTATGACGGCCATGCCGGCGAACCCGACCGACGCGACCCACGAGAGGGCAGTCGTGCCGACATCCCAGGTCAGGGAGAGTTGCTCGATGACGAACGAAATGAGCCCGACATCGAAGGCATCGAGTGCCCAGCCGACTCCCGATCCGGCCAGAAGGCCCGCGTGGCGTCGGGTGAACGGCAAACGGTCGAGGCGTTCGTTGAGGGATTCGCCGGACGTGCTGATTTCGGACATGAACTCTTCAAATGTCTGCCGAGACGCGAACGGGACTGCGCTCCGGCATCCGGCGCTTCAACTATTTTAGGTGACTGGCGGCAGTCGCGGCGCCTCAGGGCGGGTTGTTGTAATCTGGCAAGTGTTCAAGGCAGGACACGTATTTACTTGAGGAAGCCGAGGTACCGGGTGCAGTTAGTCGAACTCGTCGATGAGAACGGCCGTCACCAGGGCAGCCTGGAAAAAATCGCAGCCCATGAGGCGCCCGGCCGCCTGCACCGTGCCTTCTCTGTTTTTCTAGTAGACGATTTCGGGCGAATTCTGCTGCAGAAACGGGCCGCAACCAAGTACCACTGGCCGAACACGTGGTCGAACTCCTGCTGCGGGCATCCTTCAAGAGCGGAAACGGTGGTTGAGGATGCCGTGCGTCGCGTCTATGAAGAACTTCGAATTCAGGCAGACTCGGCCAGGCAGGTAGGACTGGTCAGCTATCGTTTCGAAGACCACCAGACCGGCTTGGTTGAGCACGAATACAACCACGTGATTGTTGCGCACTACACGCAGCCCGCGGAATGGAACCCGGACGAAGTGGCCGCCATTCAGGCGGTGGAGCCGAGCGAACTCGCAGCGTGGCTCGAAGACAAGAACGTCACCGGGTGGTTCTGGGATGTCTTTCGCGTCTTTGCCGACCACATTTCTCACCAAAAGTAA
- a CDS encoding hydroxymethylglutaryl-CoA reductase, degradative, with protein MKNAHLSKFYKLTVTERLELLYERGILNQDNFAALRTGSYRLDAATADRLTENVIGVFSMPMGLGLNFQINQRDYLIPMVVEEPSIIAAVSAAASRIGRSGGFTSIADTPLLLGQVQVLDLPDPHVARAELLRRKGEIVDLANEQHPNMVARGGGASDIQVFLRGSTAEHGELLVVHLIVDSRDAMGANLVNTMCEAVAPLIEEISGGRVFLRILSNFTDHALVRARAVIAVDQLKSETFSGEQVRDGIIVAHEFALMDVYRATTHNKGVMNGIDAVAIATGNDWRAIEAAAHAYAARSGRYSPLTVWSKNDNGDLVGELELPLKVGIVGGQVESNALVRIALDILGVDSAAELAQVMAAVGLAQNFAALRALSTEGIQQGHMRLHARSVAVAAGASGERFNDVVDSLVASGNIKVWKARHILESMTDPAAPAAAATAATRILHEVPDLGRTAGFGKIILFGEHSVVYGYHAIAAPIALSIRAQVTRQESGTELVIPGLVTSGNAHSAESAESAESADSDLPVRIAALIIERLGISASGMRIEVFPSLPRASGLGASAALAVAIIRGMANCFNIRLTDNEVNALAFECEQIVHGTPSGIDNTVATFGRPILFRKANGARSANFSAVTVPHPIPVIIGLTGVRSLTARTVSLVRTAWAKSPSRYDGIFEQIDGLALAGVGALERGDIAELGDLMNINHGLLNALQVSSPELETLVAIARRSGALGAKLTGGGGGGAMIAIAEPDRTVAVAGAMQLAGYTTHLTEIRAATEPPATDSTV; from the coding sequence GTGAAAAATGCCCATCTCTCCAAGTTTTACAAGCTCACCGTGACCGAACGGCTCGAGCTTCTATACGAGCGCGGCATCCTCAACCAGGACAACTTCGCCGCCCTCCGCACGGGCAGCTATCGTCTCGACGCCGCAACGGCCGATCGGCTTACCGAAAACGTGATCGGCGTGTTTTCGATGCCGATGGGCCTCGGGTTGAATTTTCAGATCAATCAGCGGGACTACCTCATCCCCATGGTGGTTGAAGAACCCTCGATCATTGCCGCCGTCAGCGCAGCCGCCAGCCGGATTGGGCGCTCCGGCGGATTCACCAGCATCGCCGACACGCCACTGCTGCTCGGTCAGGTGCAGGTGCTCGATCTCCCTGACCCCCACGTGGCCCGGGCCGAGCTGCTCCGACGCAAGGGTGAGATTGTGGATCTGGCCAACGAGCAGCATCCGAATATGGTGGCTCGTGGTGGCGGGGCCAGTGACATCCAGGTGTTTCTACGTGGCTCAACGGCCGAACACGGCGAGCTGCTCGTGGTCCATCTCATTGTGGACAGCCGTGATGCCATGGGCGCCAATCTGGTCAATACGATGTGCGAGGCGGTCGCTCCGCTCATCGAAGAAATCAGCGGCGGGCGTGTGTTTCTGCGCATCCTCTCAAATTTCACCGACCACGCGCTCGTGCGCGCCCGCGCCGTCATTGCGGTCGATCAGCTCAAGTCGGAAACTTTCTCGGGCGAACAAGTTCGAGATGGCATCATCGTGGCCCACGAATTTGCGTTGATGGATGTCTACCGGGCGACCACGCACAACAAGGGCGTCATGAACGGCATCGACGCTGTCGCCATCGCCACCGGCAACGACTGGCGGGCCATCGAGGCTGCGGCGCACGCTTATGCCGCCCGCAGCGGCCGATATTCCCCGCTGACCGTCTGGTCAAAAAATGATAACGGCGACCTCGTGGGCGAACTGGAGCTTCCGCTGAAGGTCGGCATTGTCGGCGGACAGGTGGAATCAAATGCCCTGGTGCGAATTGCCCTCGACATTCTTGGAGTCGATTCCGCGGCGGAGCTGGCGCAGGTGATGGCTGCCGTTGGCCTGGCGCAGAATTTCGCCGCGCTCCGGGCGCTGTCGACAGAGGGAATTCAACAGGGACATATGCGATTGCACGCCCGCAGCGTGGCGGTGGCGGCCGGCGCTTCGGGCGAACGGTTCAACGATGTGGTCGACAGTCTGGTCGCCAGCGGCAACATCAAGGTGTGGAAGGCGCGCCACATTCTCGAATCGATGACCGACCCCGCCGCACCCGCTGCAGCCGCCACAGCCGCCACCCGTATTCTGCACGAGGTGCCCGATCTGGGCCGAACGGCTGGTTTCGGTAAAATCATTCTGTTCGGCGAGCACTCCGTTGTCTACGGCTATCACGCCATCGCCGCCCCGATTGCACTGTCCATTCGGGCGCAGGTGACCCGCCAGGAATCCGGGACAGAGCTCGTCATTCCCGGCCTGGTAACATCTGGCAATGCCCATTCCGCCGAATCAGCCGAATCAGCCGAATCAGCCGACTCGGATCTCCCGGTGCGCATCGCCGCCTTGATCATCGAGCGGCTGGGCATCAGCGCGTCTGGCATGCGCATTGAGGTCTTCCCGAGCCTTCCCCGGGCAAGTGGGCTGGGGGCATCCGCTGCCCTCGCGGTAGCCATCATCCGCGGAATGGCGAACTGTTTCAACATCCGGCTCACCGACAACGAGGTGAACGCGCTCGCCTTCGAGTGCGAACAAATAGTGCACGGCACCCCGTCCGGGATCGACAACACGGTCGCCACTTTTGGCCGACCGATTCTGTTTCGCAAGGCGAATGGGGCACGGAGCGCCAACTTCTCGGCCGTCACTGTCCCACATCCGATCCCGGTCATCATCGGCCTGACCGGCGTGCGATCCCTCACGGCACGCACCGTCAGCCTGGTGCGTACCGCCTGGGCCAAAAGCCCGTCCCGCTACGACGGGATCTTCGAGCAGATCGACGGGTTGGCGCTGGCCGGGGTAGGCGCCCTGGAGCGCGGCGACATTGCCGAGCTCGGCGATCTGATGAATATCAATCACGGGCTGCTCAACGCGCTGCAGGTGTCGAGCCCCGAGCTTGAAACTCTCGTCGCGATCGCCCGGCGATCTGGCGCGCTCGGTGCGAAACTGACCGGCGGCGGAGGGGGCGGAGCCATGATCGCGATTGCCGAACCCGACCGCACCGTTGCGGTCGCGGGCGCCATGCAGCTGGCCGGATACACGACCCATCTGACCGAGATCCGTGCAGCAACCGAGCCGCCGGCCACGGACTCGACCGTGTAG
- a CDS encoding mevalonate kinase family protein, whose protein sequence is MPTFHASAPGKLFLLGEYAVLEGAPALLTAVDRRVRVRIATTDADRWLLDAPGLGVESLTLEPDGAVPASLDGPTREKLRLYDAVRRTVAEAAGGDDGSRRPCRARPDQALSITIDSSELSMDGHKLGLGGSAAVAVALTASLARARARDLDNAALFAAALTAHRQAQGALGSGGDVAAAVAGGLISYAPGTHLGPAVSVASLRWPSDLSMMVVVTGAGSSTPELVGRVADFARRDASTYRSDLARLAELAEQAVPALATADTFLPLAAQYFDALVTLDAHAQAGIISDRHRQLHALAARLGGVFKSSGAGGGDVGLAFARSGAPARRLAAALTRAEAQIVPLTVCAGGIDTSGTGTAAGFDSACTKKDSL, encoded by the coding sequence GTGCCCACGTTCCACGCCTCCGCGCCCGGGAAACTCTTTCTGCTCGGCGAGTATGCCGTGCTCGAGGGCGCCCCGGCGCTACTCACGGCGGTCGATCGTCGCGTTCGAGTGAGAATTGCGACGACGGATGCCGACCGCTGGCTCCTCGACGCCCCCGGTCTGGGTGTAGAGAGCCTCACCCTGGAACCCGACGGTGCCGTGCCCGCCTCCCTCGACGGGCCGACCCGCGAGAAGCTCCGCCTCTATGACGCTGTGCGGCGGACTGTGGCCGAAGCTGCCGGCGGCGATGATGGGTCCCGCAGACCTTGTCGAGCGCGCCCTGATCAGGCGCTGTCGATCACCATCGACAGCAGCGAGCTCTCGATGGATGGCCACAAGTTGGGCCTGGGCGGGAGCGCGGCGGTCGCGGTCGCCCTAACCGCTAGCCTGGCTCGCGCTCGCGCCCGTGACCTCGACAACGCTGCACTCTTCGCGGCAGCCCTGACGGCTCACCGCCAGGCCCAGGGTGCACTCGGCAGCGGAGGCGACGTGGCCGCGGCGGTGGCCGGTGGTCTCATCAGCTATGCGCCGGGAACTCATCTCGGCCCGGCGGTCTCCGTGGCTTCACTTCGCTGGCCGAGCGACCTCAGCATGATGGTGGTCGTCACCGGGGCGGGCAGCAGTACCCCCGAGTTGGTCGGTCGTGTCGCCGACTTCGCTCGGAGGGACGCCAGCACCTACCGCAGCGATCTGGCCAGGCTGGCCGAGCTGGCCGAACAGGCCGTGCCCGCGCTCGCCACGGCTGACACCTTTCTACCTCTTGCGGCGCAGTATTTTGACGCACTGGTCACCCTCGACGCCCACGCGCAAGCGGGCATCATCAGCGACCGGCACCGGCAGCTGCACGCCCTGGCGGCTCGTCTCGGCGGCGTGTTCAAGTCGTCTGGGGCGGGCGGCGGTGATGTTGGGCTGGCGTTTGCGCGCAGCGGGGCCCCGGCGCGTCGACTGGCTGCGGCACTCACCCGCGCCGAGGCACAGATCGTGCCGCTCACTGTCTGTGCCGGCGGGATCGACACCTCTGGCACTGGCACTGCTGCCGGCTTCGATTCAGCGTGCACGAAGAAGGACTCCCTGTGA
- the mvaD gene encoding diphosphomevalonate decarboxylase, whose product MNRPIDGRHSATARAHSNIALIKYWGKRDDTLNIPAVGSISITLDALATDTHVEFRPNLGARQTDEFWLNGALTQSPRVLGLLDLVRERAGTTQGAVVTSSNDFLTGAGLASSASGFAALALAASTAAGLALNARELSILARRGSGSAARSIFGGYVEMHAGSRDDGADAYAEPILSPDHWPLSVVVAITAAGPKAISSTHGMAGSRATSPFFPAWVDTSEQNLAEMRAAIAGHDLAQLGELTEYSCLKLHALMLTSRPALIYWNAGTIAAMGTVRELRAQGVAVYFTIDAGPQVKALCAPADAALVAHALAATPGVLQTRMSALGRGAHLVAA is encoded by the coding sequence GTGAACAGACCCATCGATGGTCGACACAGTGCCACGGCGCGCGCGCACAGCAATATCGCCCTGATCAAATATTGGGGAAAACGCGACGACACTCTCAATATTCCCGCCGTCGGGTCGATCTCAATAACCCTGGATGCCCTTGCCACCGATACCCACGTCGAGTTCCGTCCAAACCTTGGGGCGCGCCAGACTGACGAATTCTGGCTCAACGGTGCACTCACCCAGTCACCCCGAGTGCTCGGCCTGCTCGATCTGGTGCGAGAGCGCGCCGGCACTACCCAGGGTGCCGTCGTCACCTCGAGCAATGATTTCTTGACCGGGGCCGGGCTGGCCTCGTCGGCCTCCGGTTTCGCCGCCCTCGCCCTCGCTGCCAGCACGGCGGCCGGGCTGGCCCTGAACGCACGGGAGCTGTCGATTCTCGCGCGCCGGGGGTCGGGCTCGGCGGCGCGATCCATCTTCGGCGGTTACGTTGAGATGCACGCCGGAAGTCGTGACGATGGCGCGGATGCCTACGCCGAACCGATTCTCTCGCCCGACCACTGGCCACTCTCTGTTGTCGTGGCTATCACCGCGGCCGGCCCCAAGGCGATCTCGTCCACTCATGGAATGGCGGGCAGCCGGGCAACGTCGCCGTTCTTCCCGGCCTGGGTCGACACGAGCGAGCAAAACCTCGCCGAGATGCGAGCCGCCATCGCCGGGCACGATCTGGCCCAGCTCGGCGAGCTGACCGAGTACAGCTGCCTAAAACTCCACGCCCTGATGCTCACCAGCCGACCGGCTCTGATCTACTGGAACGCCGGCACGATCGCTGCGATGGGTACCGTACGCGAGCTGCGTGCACAAGGAGTCGCCGTATATTTCACCATCGACGCCGGCCCGCAGGTCAAGGCGCTCTGCGCCCCCGCGGATGCCGCCCTGGTCGCGCACGCCCTCGCCGCAACGCCGGGAGTACTCCAGACCCGGATGAGCGCTCTCGGCCGAGGTGCGCACCTCGTGGCGGCGTAG
- a CDS encoding hydroxymethylglutaryl-CoA synthase family protein, with product MPHSTHLGALKWALLLKSALLAPGISGLSLYLPPYRVQLDEWCQWNDESWTKIRAVVGRSFRMRGPQHNVYTLAASAALRLIRDYDINPAQVGFLALGTESSSDNSAGAVIVKGMINDGLRANGQSQLARDCEVPEFKQACLGGVYGLKAALRYLATDGVGRQAIVICADVAEYAIGSTGEPTQGAGAVALLVNGDADLLEVDLAAVGSDSQYRIADFRKPFTRFRQSEREDGQMQDLPVFNGRYSTNCYIDATRHAMAAMLAKRPGPSIDYFDDVDAVFIHRPYHRMPATGWVMSYLFALAADGPAGQAQLRTYCRAAGLDADMVLAELLTEDPFEGREMGDGEAYPWSRKLRGHLLHTEVWDRIIGTKLWLGAEAMKDLGNLYTAALPAWLAAGLAHAHRDGIELAGQEWLALGYGSGDAAEAIPMRVAVGWKAAAAKINFEAALLGPIDLSQQNYVALHEGQPDDLPPLVPNDEFVIDRVGTNNGPNFYDLGIEYYRHVVRAQPAG from the coding sequence ATGCCGCACTCGACGCACCTCGGCGCATTGAAATGGGCACTGTTGTTGAAATCGGCACTGTTGGCACCTGGAATCAGCGGACTGTCCCTGTACTTGCCGCCCTATCGCGTGCAGTTGGACGAATGGTGCCAGTGGAATGACGAATCGTGGACCAAAATTCGCGCTGTCGTCGGGCGTTCGTTTCGCATGCGAGGGCCCCAGCACAATGTTTACACCCTCGCCGCCAGTGCGGCCCTGCGCTTGATCCGAGACTATGACATCAACCCGGCCCAGGTCGGGTTTCTCGCGCTTGGCACTGAATCGTCGAGCGATAATTCGGCCGGAGCCGTCATCGTCAAGGGCATGATCAATGACGGCCTGCGTGCGAACGGCCAGAGCCAGCTGGCGCGGGACTGCGAGGTGCCGGAGTTCAAACAGGCGTGCCTCGGCGGCGTGTACGGGCTCAAAGCGGCTCTGCGCTATCTGGCGACGGATGGCGTCGGCCGGCAGGCCATCGTGATCTGCGCCGATGTTGCCGAGTATGCGATCGGCTCCACCGGTGAACCGACGCAGGGTGCCGGCGCGGTGGCCCTGCTCGTCAACGGTGACGCCGACCTTCTTGAGGTGGATCTCGCCGCGGTCGGCAGCGACTCGCAGTACCGCATCGCTGACTTTCGCAAACCGTTCACTCGCTTTCGCCAGTCTGAGCGCGAGGACGGCCAGATGCAGGACCTCCCCGTGTTCAACGGGCGGTATTCCACGAACTGCTACATCGACGCCACCCGTCACGCGATGGCCGCCATGCTTGCCAAACGCCCAGGTCCCAGCATCGACTACTTCGATGACGTGGACGCGGTCTTCATCCATCGTCCATACCACCGCATGCCGGCGACCGGATGGGTCATGTCTTACTTATTCGCCCTCGCGGCCGACGGCCCGGCCGGCCAGGCCCAACTGCGCACATACTGCCGGGCTGCCGGGCTCGATGCGGATATGGTGCTGGCTGAATTACTGACCGAGGATCCGTTCGAGGGGCGAGAAATGGGTGACGGCGAGGCCTACCCCTGGTCGCGAAAACTACGTGGGCACCTGTTGCACACCGAGGTCTGGGATCGCATAATTGGCACGAAATTATGGCTGGGCGCCGAGGCGATGAAGGACTTGGGCAACCTTTACACCGCAGCGCTCCCGGCCTGGCTGGCCGCCGGCCTCGCCCACGCGCACCGGGATGGCATCGAGTTGGCCGGGCAGGAATGGCTTGCCCTAGGGTACGGCAGCGGCGACGCTGCCGAGGCCATCCCGATGCGTGTCGCTGTGGGATGGAAGGCGGCTGCGGCCAAAATCAACTTCGAGGCCGCACTGCTGGGCCCGATTGACCTCAGCCAGCAAAACTATGTGGCGCTGCACGAGGGTCAACCCGACGACCTGCCGCCGCTCGTGCCGAACGACGAATTCGTCATCGATCGGGTCGGCACAAACAACGGCCCCAACTTCTACGACCTCGGCATCGAGTACTACCGCCACGTCGTCCGGGCGCAGCCTGCTGGCTGA
- the fdxA gene encoding ferredoxin codes for MTYVIALPCVDVKDRACIDECPVDCIYEGERMLYIHPDECIDCGACEPVCPVEAIFYEDDVPDKWADYYTANVEFFQEIGSPGGAAKVEPYAMDHPLVTALPPQTMI; via the coding sequence ATGACGTATGTTATTGCTCTGCCCTGTGTCGACGTTAAAGACCGGGCCTGCATCGACGAATGCCCGGTTGATTGCATCTACGAGGGCGAACGAATGCTCTACATCCACCCCGATGAGTGCATCGATTGCGGCGCCTGTGAGCCCGTGTGCCCGGTAGAGGCAATCTTCTACGAAGATGACGTGCCCGATAAATGGGCGGACTATTACACGGCCAACGTTGAATTCTTCCAGGAAATCGGCTCCCCCGGAGGCGCAGCCAAGGTCGAGCCCTATGCCATGGACCACCCTCTGGTCACAGCACTACCGCCACAGACGATGATCTGA